One Takifugu rubripes chromosome 2, fTakRub1.2, whole genome shotgun sequence genomic region harbors:
- the fam161b gene encoding protein FAM161B isoform X1, with protein MSVSEIVLEDGLSFQATLQQDLVETLKQELLETEKSVLKHNEELDKRIQQNALLWPQQGVSRKTAKDPKDKPSDNFKSVSPAWKSCPSKKTSQPCSRTQQCEQLPSCKTTQLMKEREDEVECQKQFWAHPVPSHVHQPRYHKMMAQRENERKHDIEQRKQFLLSIQKPFKFQEREKDKSKMLSTINQVPHDGVNKPGSVTKPPKEVLDSSSKVKAATTKSSSLSCGPKLHTAERSRKEKLESLYDTPSFKPQINQQVPDFNKLHKILQKEYLRRPQSADGTKCQPFNLRTSDLPARKHNISLENSEVPKTVHLSRATSLGALTSLSTATLPIFTTDAVKKRNMAIRQSMEMRDKKNQESADWLRAFNRRSQALKSSSALHAKLPDQKDVHKEKLQQHRLTDQQKMREYARELRDMRDRVRERPYLFEQVKQKNARAQAEQVFRNKLKKNGITERFIQQHGGGNEESSSSRSYDNTHESDSGSSREENVDDWEKIEDVKERSVKSKGEELQ; from the exons ATGTCAGTGTCGGAGATTGTATTGGAAGATGGACTCAGTTTCCAGGCCACGCTCCAGCAGGACCTGGTGGAGACCCTcaaacaggagctgctggagacagagaagagtGTTCTGAAACACAACGAGGAGCTGGACAAGAGGATTCAACAAAATGCTCTGCTGTGGCCGCAACAAGGAGTGAGTCGTAAAACTGCAAAGGATCCAAAGGACAA GCCATCAGACAATTTCAAGTCAGTTTCTCCAGCGTGGAAATCCTGTCCATCAAAGAAGACCTCACAGCCTTGTAGCAGGACTCAACAGTGTGAGCAACTACCTTCATGCAAAACCACACAGCTGATGAAAGAGCGGGAAGATGAGGTTGAGTGTCAGAAGCAGTTCTGGGCTCATCCCGTTCCCAGCCACGTTCATCAGCCCCGCTATCATAAGATGATGGCACAAAGGGAGAACGAGAGGAAGCACGACATTGAGCAGAGGAAGCAATTCCTGCTTTCCATTCAGAAACCTTTTAAATTccaggagagggaaaaggatAAAAGTAAAATGTTGTCAACTATAAATCAAGTTCCACATGATGGCGTAAACAAGCCTGGTAGTGTTACCAAACCTCCGAAAGAGGTTCTGGACTCTTCTTCCAAAGTAAAAG cagcaacaaccaaGAGTTCTTCTTTGTCTTGTGGTCCAAAACTTCATACTGCTGAGCGCTCCAGGAAGGAGAAGTTGGAGTCGCTTTATGATACACCTAGCTTCAAGCCCCAAATCAATCAGCAGGTCCCTGATTTCAACAAGCTGCACAAAATCCTGCAGAAGGAATATTTACGAAGACCACAAAGCGCAGATGGGACGAAATGTCAGCCTTTTAATCTACGGACATCAGATCTGCCTGcaagaaaacacaacatcagCCTTGAAAACTCAGAG GTACCAAAAACAGTTCATCTCAGTAGAGCCACATCGCTTGGTGCCTTAACCTCACTGTCTACAGCCACTCTCCCAATATTCACCACAGATGCTGTAAAGAAACGCAACATGGCCATAAG acAGTCAATGGAGATGAGGGATAAAAAGAATCAGGAAAGTGCCGACTGGTTGAGAGCATTCAACAGGAGGTCCCAggctctgaagagcagcagcgcgCTCCATGCAAAGCTGCCGGACCAAAAAGACGTGCAcaaggagaagctgcagcagcatag GCTCACTGACCAACAAAAAATGAGAGAATACGCAAGAGAGTTACGGGATATGAGGGATAGAGTTCGTGAACGGCCTTATTTGTTTGAGCAGGTGAAACAG AAAAACGCGAGGGCTCAGGCAGAGCAGGTGTTCAGGaacaaactgaagaaaaacGGAATAACCGAGCGCTTTATTCAACAGCAcggaggaggaaatgaagagtCCTCCTCTTCCAGATCGTACGATAACACACATGAGAGCGACTCTGGCTCCAGCAG GGAAGAAAATGTAGACGACTGGGAGAAAATTGAAGATGTGAAAGAGAGGAGCGTGAAGTCCAAAGGGGAAGAACTTCAGTGA
- the entpd5a gene encoding ectonucleoside triphosphate diphosphohydrolase 5 translates to MATSNLRLTLSVWLLVGSLLLAEATYYRHHRYVPHIPRHREHSANAENLLPEVSNPSHGSSQPGAPTYPVTPEPVHPAPEAVHPAEAYPVAPEVAYSPRTLHQHDGRSPINTSRIFYGIMFDAGSTGSRIHIYKFIQKDPVELPVLDNEIYHAVKPGLSSYKDKPEEGGNTIRQLLKIAKKAIPKEAWSRTPVVLKATAGLRMLPEEKANALLKEVQEVLDDSPFFVREDGVSIMNGANEGVLAWVTVNFLTGHLYSNTKKTVGILDLGGGSTQITFLPKSKKTIETAPETYISSFDLFNHTYQVYTHSYLGNGLYAARLAILGAKDTDDTDHRVFTSSCLPKKFREDVTIFGTTYKISGIPDGYAGYKLCYYEVMKVIKGIVHQPYEVKGNSIFYAFSYYFDRAVETGLIDDRGGVLEVRDFKKRAKEVCNKMTKYRAISPFLCMDMTYITCLLKEGFGFKDSTVLQLAKKVNNVETSWALGATFDYYRNLNIH, encoded by the exons ATGGCCACATCGAACCTGCGCCTCACTTTGTCAGTGTGGCTTCTGGTTGGGAGCCTCCTGTTAGCCGAGGCGACTTACTACCGTCACCACCGCTACGTCCCCCACATTCCCCGCCACCGGGAGCACTCCGCCAACGCGGAAAACCTCCTGCCTGAGGTCTCCAACCCCTCGCACGGATCCTCACAGCCCGGCGCACCGACGTACCCCGTGACCCCCGAGCCGGTCCACCCGGCGCCCGAAGCCGTCCACCCCGCAGAGGCTTACCCTGTGGCTCCCGAAGTGGCGTACTCCCCGCGCACGCTGCATCAGCATGACGGGCGCTCTCCCATCAACACCAGCCGGATTTTCTACGGTATCATGTTTGACGCCggcagcacaggcagcaggaTCCACATCTACAAGTTCATTCAGAAAGATCCCG TTGAGCTTCCAGTTTTGGACAATGAAATTTACCATGCAGTGAAGCCTGGACTGTCTAGTTATAAGGACAAACCCGAGGAG GGTGGCAACACCATCCGTCAACTCTTGAAGATCGCCAAGAAGGCCATCCCCAAAGAGGCGTGGAGTCGCACCCCTGTGGTCCTGAAGGCCACGGCAGGCCTGCGAATGCTGCCCGAGGAAAAAGCCAACGCTCTGCTGAAGGAG GTACAAGAGGTGCTGGACGATTCACCTTTCTTTGTGCGAGAAGATGGCGTTTCAATCATGAATGGAGCCAATGAAG GAGTCCTGGCCTGGGTCACAGTGAACTTCCTCACAG GCCACTTGTACTCCAACACAAAGAAAACTGTGGGCATCCTGGACTTGGGCGGGGGATCCACACAGATCACGTTCCTTCCCAAGTCAAAG AAAACAATCGAGACTGCTCCAGAAActtacatttcctcttttgATCTGTTCAACCACACGTACCAAGTctacacacacag TTACCTTGGAAACGGACTGTATGCAGCTCGTTTGGCCATTCTTGGAGCGAAGGACACAGATG ATACAGATCACAGAGTCTTCACCAGTTCCTGCCTTCCTAAGAAGTTCAGAGAAGATGTGACAATTTTTGGAACCACTTACAAAATCAGCGGCATTCCAGATG GCTACGCAGGGTATAAGCTGTGCTACTacgaggtgatgaaggtgatcaAAGGAATAGTGCACCAGCCTTATGAAGTGAAAGGCAACAGCATCTTCTATGCTTTCTCCTACTACTTTGATAGAGCTGTGGAGACCGGCCTAATTG ATGACAGAGGTGGTGTGCTCGAAGTCAGAGATTTCAAGAAGAGAGCCAAGGAAG TGTGcaacaaaatgaccaaatacCGCGCCATCAGCCCCTTCCTCTGCATGGACATGACGTACATCACTTGTCTGCTGAAGGAGGGCTTTGGGTTCAAGGACAGCACCGTGTTGCAG CTGGCCAAGAAGGTAAACAATGTGGAGACGAGCTGGGCCCTTGGGGCGACCTTTGACTACTACAGAAACCTCAACATCCACTAA
- the aldh6a1 gene encoding methylmalonate-semialdehyde/malonate-semialdehyde dehydrogenase [acylating], mitochondrial, with protein MAATVLRSVLKTKVPLRVGRMCYSSSVPTTKLFIDGKFIESKTSEWLDIHNPSTNEVIYRVPKATQEEMLAAVDSCSRAYRSWSETSILARQQLFLRYQQLIKDNIKELAKSITYEQGKTLADAEGDVFRGLQVVEHACSITSLMLGETLPSITKDMDTYTYRLPLGVCAGIAPFNFPAMIPLWMFPMAMVCGNTYLLKPSERVPTCAMLLAKMLQDAGAPDGTLNIIHGQHAAVNFICDHPAIKAISFVGSNQAGEYIYERGSRNGKRVQSNMGAKNHGVVMPDANKENTLNQLVGAAFGAAGQRCMALSTAILVGEARSWLPELVERAKALRVNAGDQPGADVGPLISPQAKERVCSLIQSGVDQGAKLLLDGRNVKVKGYESGYFVGPTILGNVTPDMKCYTEEIFGPVLVVLEADTLDDAICMVNRNPYGNGTAIFTTNGATARKYTHEVDVGQVGVNVPIPVPLPMFSFTGSRGSFRGDTNFYGKQGIQFYTQIKTVTSQWKAEDATLKSPAVTMPTMGR; from the exons ATGGCTGCAACAGTGTTAAGATCAGTTTTAAAGACAAAG GTCCCCTTGAGAGTTGGGCGCATGTGTTACTCCTCCTCTGTG CCCACCACCAAGCTGTTTATTGATGGGAAGTTTATTGAGTCTAAGACTTCAGAATGGCTTGATATTCATAATCCC TCTACAAATGAAGTGATCTACCGCGTCCCCAAAGCCACGCAGGAGGAGATGTTGGCTGCTGTGGACTCGTGTTCAAGAGCCTATCGCTCCTGGTCAGAGACGTCCATCTTGGCTCGGCAGCAGCTCTTCCTGCGGTATCAACAGCTCATCAAAGATAACATT AAAGAACTGGCCAAGTCCATCACATACGAACAGGGAAAGACCCTTGCAGATGCGGAGGGGGACGTTTTCAGAGGATTGC AGGTCGTTGAGCACGCCTGCAGCATCACCTCCCTGATGCTCGGCGAAACCCTGCCCTCTATCACCAAAGACATGGACACCTACACCTACCGCCTGCCTCTAGGTGTATGCGCAGGCATCGCCCCCTTCAACTTCCCCGCCATGATCCCTCTCTGGATGTTCCCCATGGCTATGGTGTGTGGCAACACCTACCTGCTGAAGCCTTCAGAGCGAGTGCCCACCTGTGCCATGCTGCTCGccaagatgctgcaggatgccGGCGCACCGGACGGAACACTAAACATCATCCATGGCCAACATGCTG CTGTGAACTTCATCTGTGACCATCCAGCCATCAAGGCCATTAGCTTTGTTGGTTCAAATCAAGCTGGCGAGTATATTTATGAGAGAGGCTCTAGAAATGGAAAGAGAGTCCAGTCCAACATG GGAGCCAAGAACCATGGTGTGGTAATGCCGGATGCCAACAAGGAGAACACTCTAAACCAGCTTGTGGGCGCGGCGTTCGGGGCAGCGGGACAGCGCTGCATGGCTCTGTCCACAGCCATTCTGGTGGGCGAGGCGAGGAGCTGGTTGCCGGAACTGGTGGAGCGAGCCAAGGCTCTGCGAGTGAACGCAG GAGACCAGCCTGGGGCAGATGTTGGGCCTCTGATCTCACCACAAGCCAAGGAGAGAGTTTGCAGTCTGATCCAGAGCGGCGTGGACCAGGGCGCAAAGCTTCTGCTGGACGGCCGGAACGTCAAAGTCAAAGGTTACGAGAGCGGCTACTTTGTGGGTCCCACCATCCTCGGCAACGTGACG CCTGACATGAAGTGCTACACCGAAGAGATCTTCGGGCCTgtgctggtggttctggaggcgGACACCCTGGATGATGCCATCTGTATGGTCAACAGGAACCCCTACGGCAACGGCACAGCCATCTTCACCACCAACGGCGCCACGGCGCGCAAATACACTCACGAGGTGGACGTGGGCCAG GTTGGCGTGAACGTTCCCATCCCTGTCCCACTGCCTATGTTCTCCTTCACGGGATCAAGAGGATCCTTCAGAGGAGACACAAACTTCTATGGAAAACAA GGCATCCAGTTCTACACCCAGATTAAAACTGTCACCTCCCAGTGGAAAGCTGAAGACGCCACATTGAAGAGCCCTGCGGTCACCATGCCAACTATGGGACGCTGA
- the fam161b gene encoding protein FAM161B isoform X2, which yields MSVSEIVLEDGLSFQATLQQDLVETLKQELLETEKSVLKHNEELDKRIQQNALLWPQQGVSRKTAKDPKDKPSDNFKSVSPAWKSCPSKKTSQPCSRTQQCEQLPSCKTTQLMKEREDEVECQKQFWAHPVPSHVHQPRYHKMMAQRENERKHDIEQRKQFLLSIQKPFKFQEREKDKSKMLSTINQVPHDGVNKPGSVTKPPKEVLDSSSKVKATTKSSSLSCGPKLHTAERSRKEKLESLYDTPSFKPQINQQVPDFNKLHKILQKEYLRRPQSADGTKCQPFNLRTSDLPARKHNISLENSEVPKTVHLSRATSLGALTSLSTATLPIFTTDAVKKRNMAIRQSMEMRDKKNQESADWLRAFNRRSQALKSSSALHAKLPDQKDVHKEKLQQHRLTDQQKMREYARELRDMRDRVRERPYLFEQVKQKNARAQAEQVFRNKLKKNGITERFIQQHGGGNEESSSSRSYDNTHESDSGSSREENVDDWEKIEDVKERSVKSKGEELQ from the exons ATGTCAGTGTCGGAGATTGTATTGGAAGATGGACTCAGTTTCCAGGCCACGCTCCAGCAGGACCTGGTGGAGACCCTcaaacaggagctgctggagacagagaagagtGTTCTGAAACACAACGAGGAGCTGGACAAGAGGATTCAACAAAATGCTCTGCTGTGGCCGCAACAAGGAGTGAGTCGTAAAACTGCAAAGGATCCAAAGGACAA GCCATCAGACAATTTCAAGTCAGTTTCTCCAGCGTGGAAATCCTGTCCATCAAAGAAGACCTCACAGCCTTGTAGCAGGACTCAACAGTGTGAGCAACTACCTTCATGCAAAACCACACAGCTGATGAAAGAGCGGGAAGATGAGGTTGAGTGTCAGAAGCAGTTCTGGGCTCATCCCGTTCCCAGCCACGTTCATCAGCCCCGCTATCATAAGATGATGGCACAAAGGGAGAACGAGAGGAAGCACGACATTGAGCAGAGGAAGCAATTCCTGCTTTCCATTCAGAAACCTTTTAAATTccaggagagggaaaaggatAAAAGTAAAATGTTGTCAACTATAAATCAAGTTCCACATGATGGCGTAAACAAGCCTGGTAGTGTTACCAAACCTCCGAAAGAGGTTCTGGACTCTTCTTCCAAAGTAAAAG caacaaccaaGAGTTCTTCTTTGTCTTGTGGTCCAAAACTTCATACTGCTGAGCGCTCCAGGAAGGAGAAGTTGGAGTCGCTTTATGATACACCTAGCTTCAAGCCCCAAATCAATCAGCAGGTCCCTGATTTCAACAAGCTGCACAAAATCCTGCAGAAGGAATATTTACGAAGACCACAAAGCGCAGATGGGACGAAATGTCAGCCTTTTAATCTACGGACATCAGATCTGCCTGcaagaaaacacaacatcagCCTTGAAAACTCAGAG GTACCAAAAACAGTTCATCTCAGTAGAGCCACATCGCTTGGTGCCTTAACCTCACTGTCTACAGCCACTCTCCCAATATTCACCACAGATGCTGTAAAGAAACGCAACATGGCCATAAG acAGTCAATGGAGATGAGGGATAAAAAGAATCAGGAAAGTGCCGACTGGTTGAGAGCATTCAACAGGAGGTCCCAggctctgaagagcagcagcgcgCTCCATGCAAAGCTGCCGGACCAAAAAGACGTGCAcaaggagaagctgcagcagcatag GCTCACTGACCAACAAAAAATGAGAGAATACGCAAGAGAGTTACGGGATATGAGGGATAGAGTTCGTGAACGGCCTTATTTGTTTGAGCAGGTGAAACAG AAAAACGCGAGGGCTCAGGCAGAGCAGGTGTTCAGGaacaaactgaagaaaaacGGAATAACCGAGCGCTTTATTCAACAGCAcggaggaggaaatgaagagtCCTCCTCTTCCAGATCGTACGATAACACACATGAGAGCGACTCTGGCTCCAGCAG GGAAGAAAATGTAGACGACTGGGAGAAAATTGAAGATGTGAAAGAGAGGAGCGTGAAGTCCAAAGGGGAAGAACTTCAGTGA
- the coq6 gene encoding ubiquinone biosynthesis monooxygenase COQ6, mitochondrial has protein sequence MMHKLTRSALAFHALGRSFIGKNHLSPIKIITRGIVTAEEGNDSEKHEVYDIIISGGGMVGSAMACSLGMDLNLADKKILLLEAGKKQVMEGIPDTYSTRVSSISPGSATLLSSIGAWEHITEMRCKPYKRMQVWDACSDALITFDKENLEDEMAYIVENDIVVAALTKQLDALSDNVQVKYRSKVVKYIWPMPHHADSIPWVQIKLANGDTLKTKLLIGADGPNSMVRKSLGIPTVKWNYDQSAVVAVLHLSEPTENNVAWQRFLPTGPIAMLPLSDTMSSLVWSTSHQLAEELLELDEESFVDAINSAFWSNENQSELIETAGSLFRGALSAIMPSAGSPRQLPPSVAGIGPKSRVMFPLGMGHASEYIRHRVALIGDAAHRVHPLAGQGVNLGFGDVTCLTQLLSQAAFNGKDLGAIHHLLEYETERQRHNLPMMTAIDLMKRLYSTNVAPVVLLRTFGLQATNMLPSLKEQIMAFASK, from the exons ATGATGCACAAACTCACAAGGTCGGCGCTAGCTTTCCATGCTCTTGGTCGGTCGTTTATTGGGAAGAATCATTTATCTCCTATCAAAATAATTACCCGGGGAATAGTGACTGCTGAAGAGGGGAACGACTCTGAAAAACATGAGGTTTATGATATTATCATATCCGGGGGAGGAATGGTTGGATCTGCAATGGCATGTTCCCTCG GCATGGATTTAAACCTGGCAGACAAAAAAATTCTGCTACTTGAAGCAGGCAAAAAGCAAGTGATGGAGGGGATCCCTGATACCTACAGCACCCGCGTCAGCTCCATCAGTCCAGGCTCTGCAACCCTCCTCAGCA GTATTGGAGCGTGGGAACACATCACTGAAATGAGGTGCAAGCCCTATAAAAGGATGCAG GTGTGGGATGCCTGCTCCGATGCCCTGATCACATTCGATAAGGAAAACCTTGAGGACGAGATGGCGTACATTGTGGAGAATGACATCGTTGTGGCTGCGCTCACCAAACAGCTGGACGCGCTGTCTG ATAATGTACAAGTCAAATACAGGTCAAAGGTGGTGAAGTACATATGGCCAATGCCCCATCATGCAGATTCCATCCCGTGGGTCCAGATCAAACTGGCCAATGGGGACACTCTTAAGACCAAGCTACTG ATTGGTGCAGATGGACCCAACTCTATGGTGAGAAAAAGCTTGGGAATACCCACAGTGAAGTGGAATTATGACCAGTCTGCTGTGGTGGCCGTGCTGCACCTGTCAGAG CCCACAGAGAACAATGTCGCCTGGCAAAGGTTCCTCCCAACAGGCCCCATTGCAATGTTACCG CTTTCAGACACGATGAGCTCACTGGTGTGGTCCACCAGCCACCAGCTGGcagaagagctgctggagctggacgAGGAGAGCTTTGTGGATGCTATCAATTCTGCCTTC TGGAGTAATGAGAACCAGTCGGAGCTGATTGAGACAGCCGGCTCTCTCTTCCGGGGCGCCCTGTCAGCCATCATGCCATCTGCAGGATCGCCTCGACAGCTTCCGCCAAGCGTGGCGGGGATCGGCCCAAAGAGTCGGGTCATGTTTCCTCTGGGCATGGGTCACGCATCAGAGTACATCCGACATCGGGTAGCACTCATTGG TGATGCAGCCCATCGTGTGCATCCTTTGGCTGGTCAGGGGGTCAACCTGGGTTTTGGGGACGTGACCTGTCTCACGCAGCTCCTGAGCCAGGCAGCCTTTAATGGGAAAGACCTGG GAGCAATTCATCACCTGTTAGAATATGAAACAGAGCGCCAGCGACACAACCTGCCCATGATGACCGCCATCGACCTCATGAAACGACTTTATTCAACAAACGTTGCGCCAGTGGTTCTTCTGCGCACCTTTGGCCTCCAGGCCACCAACATGCTCCCATCTCTAAAA GAGCAGATCATGGCGTTTGCAAGCAAGTGA
- the ngb gene encoding neuroglobin, which yields MEKLSSKDKELIRGSWDSLGKNKVPHGVIMFSRLFELDPELLSLFHYTTNCGSTQDCLSSPEFLEHVTKVMLVIDAAVSHLDDLHSLEDFLLNLGRKHQAVGVNPQSFATVGESLLYMLQCSLGQAYTASLRQAWLNMYSVVVAAMSRGWAKNGEDKAD from the exons ATGGAGAAGCTGTCAAGCAAAGACAAGGAGCTGATACGAGGCAGCTGGGACAGCCTGGGCAAGAACAAAGTTCCCCATGGCGTCATCATGTTTTCCAG GCTGTTTGAGCTGGACCCTGAGCTCCTCAGCCTTTTCCACTACACTACAAACTGTGGCTCCACACAAGACTGCCTCTCTAGCCCGGAGTTCCTGGAACATGTGACCAAG GTGATGCTTGTGATCGATGCTGCGGTCAGCCACCTGGACGACCTTCACTCCCTGGAGGACTTTTTGCTCAACCTGGGGCGAAAGCATCAGGCAGTGGGAGTCAACCCGCAGTCGTTTGCC ACTGTGGGTGAGTCTCTTCTCTACATGCTGCAGTGTAGTCTGGGCCAGGCCTACACAGCGTCCCTGCGGCAAGCCTGGCTCAACATGTACAGCGTTGTGGTAGCAGCCATGAGCCGAGGGTGGGCCAAAAACGGCGAGGACAAGGCTGACTGA
- the LOC101070115 gene encoding basal body-orientation factor 1, with protein MPKRKVSNVKRSKAGKGKKDGKQESKPDKESDMEKVKANAALWEFRLHVSDRALVQYREECHKLARAQGELSDQIHRQERDTIDITRYLKGQNIDKEEKIDVLQKSLENQEVRAREEQTKLVKDYTLQISELHELFRKRSDDFDKIQDGMERMKEFEKTKAQMEQELSDIKKALEAAEKQHRETLNEMELKFFKEKARLEREAEEKIALVVERAHSEAVMQLDDASRSVFKENVRLNEALKYHMKETEDLQKLTASLAKKNTSLTLDKNMLELTIKDNATQMEAQREKLLKLRAKVASLERTLELNTQEYEQQRHKEKTTLVCCPDSQVELEHLQKELAQRQKDLAHIKAIARTIVEQRTELEGFFHDALAQVKQEITASRQRYVKEALHTYRTRLSEAAAGKLKFPPICTFHQSPQSTNSVHSHMAAAEGWTHQPGSKVELCDLTWEQKEHVLRLLFAKMNGQRQRKTSQRLSFPASSRKSLPDGDGAE; from the exons ATGCCCAAGCGGAAAGTCAGCAACGTTAAGAGGTCGAAGGCCGG aaaaggaaaaaaagacggCAAACAGGAGTCGAAACCAGATAAAGAATCCGacatggagaaggtgaaggCTAACGCTGCTCTGTGGGAGTTCAGGCTGCACGTGAGCGACCGGGCACTCGTGCAGTACCGCGAGGAGTGCCACAAGCTGGCACGCGCCCAGGGCGAGCTCTCAGACCAAATTCACCGCCAGGAGCGGGACACCATCGATATAACTCGATATTTAAAGGGGCAGAATATCGATAAAGAGGAGAAG ATCGACGTGCTGCAGAAGAGCCTCGAAAACCAAGAGGTCCGCGCGCGTGAGGAGCAAACCAAGCTG GTTAAAGATTACACGCTTCAAATCAGCGAGCTGCACGAACTGTTCAGGAAGAGGTCCGACGACTTTGACAAGATCCAAGATGGGATGGAACGGATGAAGGAGTTTGAGAAGACAAAAGCACAGATGGaacaggagctcagtgat ATTAAAAAGGCCCTGGAGGCTGCTGAGAAGCAACACAGGGAGACCCTCAATGAAATGGAGTTGAAATTCTTCAAAGAAAAG GCTCGACTGGAGAGGGAGGCTGAGGAAAAGATCGCCCTGGTGGTGGAGAGGGCCCACAGTGAAGCTGTTAT GCAGTTGGACGACGCGTCGCGTTCAGTGTTCAAGGAGAACGTCCGTCTTAACGAAGCCCTCAAGTATCACATGAAGGAGACGGAGGACTTGCAAAAGTTGACGGCTTCTTTGGCGAAAAAAAACACCTCCTTGACTCTGGACAAG AACATGCTCGAGCTAACAATAAAGGACAATGCGACCCAGATGGAGGCCCAAAGGGAGAAGCTGCTCAAGCTGAGGGCAAAGGTAGCCTCCCTGGAGAGGACCCTGGAGCTAAACACTCAGGAGTATGAGCAACAGAGGCATAAGGAAAAGACCACCCTGGTCTGTTGCCCAGACAGCCAGGTAGAGCTGGAGCATCTGCAGAAAGAGCTGGCCCAACGGCAAAAGGACCTGGCTCACATTAAGGCGATAGCCAGGACTATTGTGGAGCAGCGCACTGAGCTAGAAGGGTTCTTCCACGATGCGCTTGCTCAGGTGAAGCAGGAGATCACGGCCTCCCGGCAGCGATACGTGAAGGAGGCGCTGCACACTTATCGCACCAGGTTAAGCGAAGCCGCAGCAGGGAAGCTTAAGTTCCCCCCCATCTGCACCTTCCATCAAAGCCCCCAGAGTACAAACTCTGTCCATTCACATATGGCTGCAGCTGAGGGATG gaCTCACCAGCCTGGCAGCAAGGTTGAATTATGTGATCTCACCTGGGAACAGAAGGAACACGTGCTCAGGCTTCTCTTTGCTAAAATGAATGGCCAGAGGCAAAG GAAAACCAGCCAGCGTCTGTcctttcctgcctcctctcGGAAGAGCCTCCCTGACGGAGATGGTGCGGAGTAA